A single region of the Syntrophotaleaceae bacterium genome encodes:
- the mutS gene encoding DNA mismatch repair protein MutS yields MSQTTPMMRQYLEIKADYPDAILFFRLGDFYEMFMEDAVTASRILDITLTSRNKNAAEEIPLCGIPFHSAQPYIAKLVEHGLKVAICEQVEDPRTARGIVKREVVRVVTPGLILDSEILQPKENNYLLALSCQPGPCWGLAVLDITTGEFRVTETREIDTLRSELASIDPREVLLPEEEKVTDGWDLSGLLQDRAVNRLPDWVYDPDNGRRQIREFFACDSIEGFGCDNLPAAVSAAGAVLYYLRETQKGAAPHIRSLRTYSPSQYMVLDSTSRRNLELTATLQGGRKKGSLLGVLDRTVTAMGGRKLRHWLHHPLVDLEAIRNRHRAVSELMEKSLARGELQQSLDGVYDLERLNARIAMGNANGKDLAALRKTLSLLPRVAENIAGMDSPLLLECLQRIDPLADILDLLQRAIVDDPPFVLREGGLIRDGYHSELDELRRIRRDGKGWIARLEAGERQRCGIPSLKVRFNKVFGYYIEVTRTHADKVPENYQRKQTLTNAERYITPELKEYEDKVLGAEEKMADIEYGLFQKVRKSIAAEGVRLQRTAEALADLDVLQALADVAHNRNYVCPQMDDSDRLIIREGRHPVIEAMNIGESFVPNDVEMDCLDNQILIITGPNMAGKSTFMRQVALITLMAHMGSLVPAASARIGLVDRIFTRVGASDNLAQGQSTFMVEMTEAANILRHATSRSLLVLDEIGRGTSTFDGISIAWAVAEYLHDNACLAGKTLFATHYHELTDLAHTRERVKNFNIAVREWNDQIIFLRKIVPGGASHSYGIQVARLAGLPSEVIDRAREILKNLESGEFVGEGQPRLARSKKQHPKADEPQLSLFTPVEDPLRMHLKKMDISRMTPLDALNYLNELQSMV; encoded by the coding sequence ACGCCGCCGAGGAGATCCCCTTGTGCGGTATCCCTTTTCACAGTGCCCAACCTTATATCGCCAAGCTGGTAGAGCATGGTCTCAAGGTCGCCATCTGCGAACAGGTCGAGGATCCCCGGACCGCCAGGGGGATCGTCAAAAGGGAGGTCGTCAGGGTCGTGACTCCGGGACTGATTCTCGATTCCGAGATTCTGCAGCCGAAGGAGAACAACTACCTGCTGGCGCTCTCCTGTCAACCCGGACCCTGCTGGGGGCTGGCGGTGCTTGATATCACCACCGGCGAATTCCGGGTCACAGAAACCCGGGAGATCGATACCCTGCGCAGCGAATTGGCCTCCATCGACCCGCGGGAGGTGCTGCTCCCGGAAGAGGAAAAGGTGACGGACGGATGGGATCTGAGTGGCCTGCTTCAGGATCGTGCTGTCAACCGGCTGCCGGACTGGGTGTACGATCCGGATAATGGACGCCGACAGATTCGCGAGTTTTTCGCCTGCGACTCAATCGAAGGTTTCGGCTGCGACAATCTGCCTGCCGCAGTCAGTGCCGCCGGCGCCGTGCTGTACTACCTGCGTGAAACCCAGAAGGGTGCAGCCCCCCACATCCGCTCCCTGCGCACCTATTCACCCAGCCAGTACATGGTGCTGGACAGCACGTCCCGGCGCAATCTGGAGCTGACCGCCACCCTCCAGGGGGGCAGGAAAAAGGGTTCCCTGCTCGGCGTGCTCGATCGCACCGTGACCGCCATGGGCGGCCGCAAGCTCCGCCACTGGCTGCATCATCCGCTGGTCGATCTGGAGGCGATCCGTAACCGGCACCGGGCGGTGTCCGAACTGATGGAAAAGAGTTTGGCCAGGGGCGAACTCCAGCAGTCCCTGGACGGCGTCTACGATCTCGAAAGGCTGAATGCCCGCATCGCCATGGGGAACGCCAACGGCAAGGATCTGGCCGCACTGAGAAAGACCCTGAGCCTGCTGCCCCGGGTGGCGGAGAATATTGCGGGGATGGATAGTCCGCTGTTGCTGGAATGTCTGCAGCGCATCGATCCGCTTGCCGATATTCTGGATCTGCTGCAGCGGGCCATTGTCGACGATCCCCCCTTTGTTCTCAGGGAAGGAGGACTGATCCGCGACGGCTATCATTCCGAACTGGACGAGCTTCGCCGGATCCGGCGCGACGGCAAGGGCTGGATCGCCCGGCTGGAGGCGGGGGAACGGCAGCGCTGCGGCATCCCCTCTCTCAAGGTCCGTTTCAACAAGGTATTTGGTTACTATATCGAGGTCACCCGGACCCACGCCGACAAGGTGCCGGAGAACTATCAGAGGAAACAGACCCTGACCAATGCCGAACGGTACATCACCCCGGAACTCAAGGAATATGAGGACAAGGTTCTCGGGGCCGAGGAAAAAATGGCCGACATCGAGTACGGCCTGTTTCAGAAAGTCCGCAAGTCCATCGCAGCCGAGGGAGTCAGGCTGCAGCGGACCGCTGAAGCTTTGGCGGACCTGGACGTTCTGCAGGCGTTGGCCGATGTGGCACACAACCGCAATTACGTTTGTCCGCAGATGGACGATAGCGATCGCCTGATCATCCGCGAGGGACGCCATCCGGTGATCGAGGCGATGAACATCGGAGAAAGTTTCGTCCCCAACGATGTGGAAATGGATTGCCTGGACAATCAGATCCTGATCATTACCGGTCCCAACATGGCTGGGAAATCGACTTTCATGCGCCAGGTGGCTCTCATTACCCTGATGGCGCATATGGGCAGTCTGGTTCCCGCCGCATCCGCCCGCATCGGGCTGGTCGACCGGATCTTCACCAGGGTCGGCGCCAGCGATAACCTGGCCCAGGGGCAATCCACCTTCATGGTCGAGATGACAGAAGCCGCTAATATTCTGCGTCATGCCACATCCCGCAGTCTGCTGGTTCTCGACGAGATCGGACGCGGCACCTCGACCTTCGACGGCATCAGCATCGCCTGGGCAGTGGCTGAATACCTGCACGACAACGCCTGCCTGGCCGGGAAGACCCTGTTCGCGACCCACTATCACGAATTGACCGACCTGGCGCACACCCGGGAGCGGGTAAAAAACTTCAATATCGCCGTCCGGGAATGGAACGACCAGATTATTTTTCTGCGCAAGATCGTGCCGGGCGGCGCCAGCCATTCCTACGGCATCCAGGTTGCCCGACTGGCCGGCCTTCCGTCCGAAGTCATCGACAGGGCCCGGGAGATTTTGAAAAACCTCGAATCGGGTGAATTCGTAGGAGAAGGGCAGCCGCGTCTGGCCCGCAGTAAAAAGCAGCACCCAAAGGCTGACGAGCCTCAGCTGTCTCTTTTCACCCCCGTTGAAGACCCTTTGCGGATGCATCTGAAGAAAATGGACATCTCCCGGATGACACCGCTGGATGCCCTCAATTATCTGAACGAATTGCAAAGCATGGTGTGA
- a CDS encoding N-acetylmuramoyl-L-alanine amidase: protein MVFFLLLIMVPSLLVAADAEQTYTAARERYEQLLNSGRKQLYRENWEKVIQGFNDVVQRFPQHARAADGLYMAGKAYGRLYDISRRKSDAKEAVRHFERLAETYPGNPLADDALVLAGEIYENSLGEKEKAYLAYHAAAERFPDGDMSARARIRRQDLKQYASIASRIGVAAPSAASKKPVPQGPRVLNNIRYWASPTYTRVVLELDGPAEFSHGTLKGSSPRVFVDLKKTGLNGEIGTSINAKEGILQGIRLGRQPNEALRVVLDLEQLRDTKVFQLEDPHRVVIDIAAREAGLSAREPELRTLPVSSGDAIASVLEKTPLDTPPKVQIPAVAPGTSLRRIVVDPGHGGKDPGAIGPGGTMEKDVTLAIAKILAKKLREQFGCEVMLTRDKDVYLPLEERTAIANRVGADLFISVHANASLNRSVRGIETYYLNFSKNDKAAAVAARENGTSLKQVGDLEMILFDLMANSKINESSRLAAAIQKKLVGNLGRHFSRISDHGVKQGPFYVLLGATMPSVLVEAAFISNHDEEKRLKDKDFQEKAAHAIVQGVEDYARASRMIAIN, encoded by the coding sequence TTGGTTTTTTTTCTGCTACTGATCATGGTGCCTTCGCTGCTTGTTGCCGCCGACGCCGAACAGACCTATACGGCCGCCCGCGAGCGGTACGAGCAGTTGCTCAATTCGGGCAGAAAACAGCTTTACCGGGAAAACTGGGAAAAAGTCATCCAGGGTTTTAACGATGTCGTCCAGCGATTCCCGCAGCATGCACGGGCCGCCGACGGGCTGTACATGGCCGGCAAGGCTTACGGTCGCCTGTATGACATTTCCCGCAGAAAAAGCGATGCCAAGGAAGCGGTCAGGCATTTCGAGCGGTTGGCGGAAACCTATCCCGGCAACCCTCTGGCCGACGACGCACTGGTTCTGGCCGGCGAAATCTACGAAAATAGTCTCGGGGAGAAGGAAAAGGCCTATCTGGCCTATCATGCGGCGGCTGAACGTTTTCCCGACGGCGATATGTCAGCGCGGGCCCGCATCCGGAGGCAGGACCTCAAGCAGTATGCTTCCATCGCCTCCAGAATAGGTGTCGCAGCCCCATCCGCCGCATCGAAGAAGCCTGTTCCCCAGGGTCCCCGGGTGCTGAACAACATCCGCTACTGGGCCAGCCCGACCTATACCCGGGTGGTGCTCGAGCTGGACGGTCCCGCCGAATTCAGCCATGGCACCCTCAAGGGATCGAGCCCGCGGGTGTTTGTCGATCTCAAAAAAACCGGTTTAAACGGTGAAATAGGCACTTCGATCAATGCCAAAGAGGGTATTCTCCAGGGGATTCGGCTCGGCCGCCAGCCGAATGAAGCCCTGCGGGTTGTGCTGGATCTGGAGCAACTGCGGGATACCAAGGTTTTTCAGCTTGAGGATCCGCACCGGGTGGTCATCGATATTGCCGCCAGGGAAGCGGGGCTTTCGGCCCGGGAGCCCGAGCTGCGGACGCTGCCGGTCAGCTCCGGAGATGCCATCGCATCAGTTCTCGAAAAAACCCCCCTTGATACGCCGCCCAAGGTGCAGATTCCAGCTGTGGCACCCGGAACCTCTTTGCGGCGGATCGTTGTCGACCCCGGTCACGGTGGCAAGGATCCGGGAGCCATAGGGCCGGGCGGCACCATGGAAAAGGACGTGACCCTGGCTATTGCCAAAATTCTGGCGAAGAAACTGAGAGAACAATTCGGCTGCGAAGTCATGCTTACCCGGGACAAAGATGTCTATCTTCCCCTGGAGGAAAGAACCGCCATTGCCAACCGGGTCGGTGCCGATCTTTTCATCTCCGTTCACGCCAACGCCAGCCTCAACAGGTCGGTTCGCGGCATAGAAACCTATTATCTGAATTTCTCCAAGAACGACAAAGCCGCTGCCGTGGCTGCCCGGGAAAACGGCACCTCTCTGAAGCAGGTCGGCGATCTGGAAATGATTCTCTTCGACCTGATGGCCAACTCCAAAATTAATGAATCGAGCCGTCTTGCCGCAGCCATCCAGAAAAAGCTGGTCGGTAACCTGGGGCGACATTTCAGCCGGATCAGCGACCACGGCGTGAAGCAGGGTCCCTTTTACGTGCTACTTGGAGCGACCATGCCTTCGGTTCTGGTGGAAGCGGCCTTCATCAGCAACCACGACGAAGAGAAACGTCTCAAGGACAAGGACTTCCAGGAAAAAGCGGCTCACGCCATCGTTCAGGGGGTGGAGGATTATGCCCGTGCATCGAGGATGATCGCCATCAACTGA